The sequence AACCGGCGACCAAGACCTTCTCGAATTCTGGCACCACAACCACCGAGTTCGCTGGAGCTAGCGCAAGCCACCCATTACCGGACCCACGTACGCCACAAAAAGATCACGCTTGTAGGAGCAGAAGGAGATACTCATGAAAACCAACATCGAAGAGCTGCCCATCGCCGCAGAGGCCCTAGGAGAAATGATCCGAGGAACAGATTTCGGCGGGATGACCAGCGCCTACATGCAATACCCAACGGGACTCGACCTCGCTCCTCTGCTTGAGGGACTCGAAAGAGACCATTGCCAATGCCCCCACTGGGGATACGTCATCGAGGGCGCCATCCAAGTCAATTACGAAGACGGCACCGAAGAAGTCGTCAATGCTGGTGAGATGTACTACTGGCCCTCCGGCCACACGGTTGTCGTCAAAGAAGCGGTTCGGATGGTCGAGTTCAGCCCCCACGACCAGATGTCGGATGTGCTGGCCCACGTAGTTGGCAAGCTGTAGGAGCAGTCATTCCGTAGCTGGGCGCTCCATCAGGTGAAATCTTGGTCGACGGCCAAGTACCGGACGAGCACCGAAGCGCAACGTTTCGGCCGATCCGACAAGTTCTTCTTGCCCGACGATCCGTCAGACGAGAGAGGTGATCGCCGTGGCTAACGAGACGATTGCGAACAATGGTACCTGCCGGGC comes from Acidimicrobiia bacterium and encodes:
- a CDS encoding cupin domain-containing protein, encoding MKTNIEELPIAAEALGEMIRGTDFGGMTSAYMQYPTGLDLAPLLEGLERDHCQCPHWGYVIEGAIQVNYEDGTEEVVNAGEMYYWPSGHTVVVKEAVRMVEFSPHDQMSDVLAHVVGKL